The genomic window GCCCGTATCCAAGCTGCTGAAATTGGTATTGCTCATGAGGAAATTGAAACCCATGAAATGGCAAATCCCAATTACACATCTAACCCCGTTAATCGTTGCTATTTTTGCAAAAGCGAACTACACGATACCTTAAAGCCTCTGGCAATTCAACGGGGATATCCTTATGTAGTAGATGGGGTTAATGCAGATGATTTGCATGACTACCGGCCCGGAATTCAGGCGGCAAAAGAACGCGGTGCACGCTCACCTTTAGCAGAAGTTGGTGTTAGCAAAGCAGAAGTGCGCCAACTCGCAAAACAATTGGGTTTGCCGTGGTGGGATAAGCCGGCACAACCTTGCCTCAGTTCTCGGTTTCCTTATGGGGAAGAAATTACAGTTGCAAAACTGCAAAGAGTCGGTCGTTCGGAAAGATATTTACGTCAGTTAGGATGGCAAAATCTCCGGGTTCGTTCTGAAGGAGAAACGGCACGAATTGAATTGCCGGCAGAAC from Microcoleus sp. FACHB-672 includes these protein-coding regions:
- the larE gene encoding ATP-dependent sacrificial sulfur transferase LarE; this encodes MIMDKLERLKTIFAEMDRALVAYSGGIDSTLIAKIAWDELGERALAVTAVSPSLLPEDLEDARIQAAEIGIAHEEIETHEMANPNYTSNPVNRCYFCKSELHDTLKPLAIQRGYPYVVDGVNADDLHDYRPGIQAAKERGARSPLAEVGVSKAEVRQLAKQLGLPWWDKPAQPCLSSRFPYGEEITVAKLQRVGRSERYLRQLGWQNLRVRSEGETARIELPAEQIKEFTIKTDLPTLVAAFQEFGFLYVTLDLEGYRSGKLNQVLTKDLVSSGNI